A genome region from Bacteroidota bacterium includes the following:
- a CDS encoding serine hydrolase → MNRLTVLFIIVLGVCFAPSHSFGQHQSINTSKIDSLLDKLSGKNKFMGSVTIRKHDQILYSRACGFSDVQGHLNATPETKYRIGSISKMFTATMIFQLIEEHKLSLETKLSTYFSGIPNADKITISDLLSHRSGIFNITEDSTYSEWHTAKQTQLAMLDRMKAHPSVFEPDTKTEYSNSNYILLGYILETITGKSYADNLKTRIADKIGLKNTYYGNKTQPSKNESFSYSLDDGRWTQEPETDMSIPGGAGAIVSTPNDLTHFITALFNGDLISKASLDSMTTIREGLGRGIFRIPFGTHTGFGHNGGIDKFASGLSYFPDDSLSFAVCTNGLDYNLNAVAIGVLQICYNMPYEIPSLEEFAVDPKILKTYEGIYSSNGVPVKIKITIKNNKLTAQASGQPPFPLDVVSNTEFRFNEAGIKISFKKEHELVIEQGGQETIFSKE, encoded by the coding sequence ATGAATCGACTCACTGTGCTCTTTATTATCGTTCTCGGCGTCTGCTTCGCGCCGTCGCACTCGTTTGGTCAGCATCAGTCCATCAATACGAGCAAGATCGACAGCCTCTTGGACAAGCTCTCGGGCAAGAATAAGTTTATGGGAAGCGTGACGATCAGGAAACACGACCAGATACTCTACTCCAGAGCATGCGGTTTCTCCGATGTTCAAGGACACTTGAACGCCACGCCGGAGACAAAGTACCGGATCGGCTCGATCTCGAAAATGTTCACCGCCACAATGATTTTTCAGTTGATCGAAGAGCACAAGCTGTCGTTAGAAACGAAGCTCTCGACCTACTTTTCAGGTATCCCGAATGCAGATAAGATCACGATCAGTGACCTGCTCTCTCATCGTAGTGGCATTTTCAATATTACAGAAGACTCTACATATAGCGAGTGGCATACGGCGAAACAAACGCAGCTCGCGATGCTCGATCGGATGAAAGCACACCCGTCCGTCTTCGAACCTGACACGAAAACAGAGTATAGCAATTCGAATTATATTCTCTTAGGATACATTCTCGAAACGATCACCGGGAAATCCTATGCGGATAATTTGAAAACGAGAATTGCCGATAAAATTGGTTTGAAGAATACATACTATGGCAACAAGACACAGCCCTCCAAGAACGAATCGTTTTCGTACAGCCTCGATGACGGACGCTGGACTCAGGAGCCGGAAACAGACATGAGCATTCCTGGAGGGGCAGGTGCTATCGTCTCGACACCTAACGACCTGACGCATTTCATCACTGCACTCTTCAATGGAGATCTGATCTCCAAGGCCTCGTTGGACAGCATGACAACGATCAGAGAAGGTCTGGGAAGGGGTATCTTCCGCATTCCGTTTGGGACGCATACCGGCTTCGGTCACAATGGCGGCATCGATAAGTTTGCATCCGGACTTTCCTACTTTCCTGACGATAGCCTCTCGTTCGCCGTCTGCACCAATGGGTTGGATTATAACCTGAATGCTGTAGCGATTGGGGTACTACAGATATGTTATAATATGCCCTACGAAATTCCATCGCTGGAAGAATTTGCGGTTGATCCGAAGATTCTCAAAACGTATGAGGGGATCTATTCATCAAACGGAGTACCGGTGAAGATCAAGATTACGATCAAAAACAACAAACTCACAGCACAAGCATCCGGTCAGCCGCCGTTCCCGCTCGATGTGGTCAGCAACACAGAGTTCAGATTCAATGAAGCTGGGATCAAAATTAGCTTCAAGAAAGAACATGAACTGGTCATAGAACAAGGTGGACAAGAAACCATTTTTTCTAAAGAATAG
- a CDS encoding IgGFc-binding protein, with protein sequence MRTTFVLVCLCLASHLFAQGISSDGREFYLGYVPPYFPLGSKSTTHIVTLNAISTIACTVSVSYVSSTGEDVEGREFQLVANIATTIPIDATRLISDGNGEIPENKTIHVVSTAPITLTLNSAGPCRGGSYLALPIECLGRHYVVMSYYDNPAGIGGYDFFDKSVGEACIVAAYDATEVTITPTVQTAGGKSGVSNGVGTPFKVTLNRGQSYFFKSLGLESTNDLSGTLIDATRPVAVFSGHSNAITQASAFPSPDAVEARNSLLQQLPPAECFDTSGYYTIPWFEAGGGGDGAGDEVRTYTAAIGGSKITLQSPQTVDLSTNPLNLQTPSLPSVQVPTFSASTNGHPFAMAIYDQRRQAGSGPYASPNMCWVVPQRHWKTEYLCSPANSSDEQFTNASYFLSLICRQQDWSGGILVSVDGSNPVGITHAGLSIKKTWSAIPGSAGMMGAEIAAYYGHTYRIYNTRREDSTHPEPAPFGILESRMHAYDAERDAIDANTYFFSGANPAGMSYSEYGLSASMIRDSVTYTCGKWTVCLHDSGGVGNGIRYVEILNYVNNNLLPQPRLAKNLRLSPSVDPYSTGAVAFDGSATSLCIDIEPIVPTDSAYGTLAVYDNSGAVHLVTISARPTFEIVASAPMTKPSAGHFDLGATGVDSGACGSITIENPDVDGARDLVIDSLYLVGDTAHLHIEGQTNAFPLTVLRGANRQFTICFAPEDTTSYIATLRLVDHCGNRFAYTITGFGESGLLQSADITLDQRVLGDSACAPISLRNVGTRPLQLVPVPVVSDTADFSIDPLFLGQLPLTLLPGDSASPLVCFHPRSDSTRMSTIQWRTDIPSSLERRMKSVSVITGIGYDPRVSWDPGESVFLGDSTAAVTNIARRVTLHNDGRRSVLVHSIVEGGADSADFSITDNELGLPVLSEFHLQAADSIWVELRFRPEATTGVPNGFRDRHATLVANVEAEGVRSFGTQAKATLRGTFSPDASVAATSTGVHLRCLVYPDQLEVLGVPLGATAQLYDVLGRRIAVSDPQTEGEASVRIQRDGLRSGAYVLKAADKIIKVTLVR encoded by the coding sequence ATGCGTACCACCTTCGTCCTAGTCTGTTTGTGCCTTGCATCTCATTTGTTTGCTCAAGGGATTTCGAGTGACGGCAGAGAATTTTATCTCGGTTACGTTCCGCCGTATTTCCCACTGGGTTCTAAGTCGACCACGCACATCGTGACGCTCAACGCCATCTCGACGATTGCTTGCACCGTCAGTGTCAGCTATGTGTCCTCGACCGGCGAAGATGTGGAAGGGCGTGAATTTCAGCTCGTTGCAAATATTGCAACGACTATTCCGATCGATGCTACCAGACTCATCTCGGACGGTAACGGAGAAATACCGGAGAATAAGACAATCCATGTGGTATCGACAGCCCCGATCACCCTGACGTTGAATAGCGCCGGTCCGTGCCGCGGAGGTTCATATCTTGCATTGCCCATCGAATGCCTTGGTCGTCATTACGTGGTCATGTCGTATTACGACAATCCCGCGGGAATCGGTGGGTACGATTTTTTTGATAAATCAGTCGGCGAAGCGTGCATTGTTGCCGCGTATGATGCGACCGAGGTGACAATCACGCCGACCGTTCAAACGGCAGGAGGCAAATCGGGGGTGAGCAACGGTGTGGGAACCCCATTCAAGGTCACACTGAACCGGGGACAAAGTTATTTTTTCAAATCCCTCGGTCTTGAATCCACAAACGATCTGTCCGGGACGCTTATCGATGCAACCAGACCGGTTGCTGTATTCAGTGGTCATAGCAATGCGATCACTCAGGCAAGTGCCTTCCCAAGTCCGGATGCAGTAGAAGCACGCAACTCGCTGCTACAGCAGTTGCCTCCCGCTGAATGCTTCGATACTAGCGGGTACTATACGATCCCCTGGTTCGAAGCAGGCGGAGGCGGAGACGGAGCCGGCGATGAGGTTCGGACATATACGGCTGCAATCGGCGGAAGCAAGATTACGCTGCAAAGCCCGCAGACTGTAGACCTTTCGACGAATCCCCTGAATCTTCAAACGCCGAGCCTTCCTTCCGTCCAAGTCCCCACATTTTCTGCATCAACGAATGGACATCCGTTCGCTATGGCGATCTATGATCAGCGAAGACAAGCAGGGAGCGGGCCGTACGCGTCGCCGAATATGTGCTGGGTCGTTCCGCAACGTCATTGGAAGACCGAGTACCTGTGCAGTCCTGCGAACTCAAGCGACGAACAATTCACTAATGCGTCGTATTTCCTTTCACTCATCTGCCGGCAGCAAGATTGGAGCGGTGGGATCCTTGTTTCGGTGGACGGATCAAATCCGGTTGGAATAACGCATGCAGGATTGAGCATCAAGAAAACATGGTCTGCGATTCCAGGCAGTGCAGGTATGATGGGGGCGGAGATTGCCGCGTACTACGGACATACCTACAGGATCTATAACACTCGACGAGAGGATAGTACGCACCCGGAGCCTGCACCGTTTGGGATTTTGGAGAGCCGGATGCACGCATATGATGCTGAGCGTGACGCGATCGATGCGAATACATATTTTTTCAGCGGAGCGAATCCGGCAGGGATGAGCTACAGCGAATACGGCCTCTCGGCTTCGATGATTCGCGATTCGGTGACATACACGTGCGGGAAATGGACGGTCTGTCTTCACGATAGTGGTGGGGTCGGAAACGGGATACGGTATGTGGAAATACTTAATTACGTGAACAACAATCTCCTCCCTCAACCACGACTGGCCAAGAACCTGAGGCTTAGTCCGTCGGTGGATCCGTATTCAACAGGAGCCGTTGCGTTTGATGGGTCGGCGACGTCACTGTGCATAGACATAGAACCGATTGTTCCTACGGACTCGGCATACGGGACGCTTGCGGTGTATGATAATTCCGGAGCGGTTCATCTGGTGACGATCTCGGCACGCCCAACATTTGAGATTGTTGCCTCTGCTCCAATGACGAAACCCTCGGCCGGACATTTCGATCTCGGTGCCACCGGAGTGGACAGCGGAGCCTGCGGTTCGATCACGATCGAGAACCCTGACGTCGACGGCGCGAGGGATCTGGTGATCGACAGCTTGTATCTTGTCGGCGATACTGCCCACTTGCATATCGAAGGTCAGACCAACGCGTTTCCATTGACGGTATTGCGTGGAGCAAATCGTCAGTTCACCATTTGTTTTGCACCGGAGGATACGACCAGTTACATAGCGACACTCCGACTCGTCGATCACTGTGGCAATCGATTCGCATATACGATTACTGGTTTCGGGGAGTCAGGATTATTGCAGTCGGCTGATATTACGCTTGATCAACGCGTACTCGGAGATTCCGCATGCGCTCCGATCTCGTTGCGGAATGTTGGGACGAGGCCATTGCAGTTGGTACCAGTGCCCGTTGTAAGCGACACGGCTGATTTTTCGATCGACCCATTGTTCCTCGGACAATTGCCGCTGACGCTGTTGCCGGGAGATTCGGCGTCGCCACTCGTGTGTTTCCATCCCAGATCGGATAGTACTCGAATGAGCACGATACAGTGGCGTACCGATATCCCATCTTCCCTTGAGCGAAGGATGAAGTCCGTTTCAGTGATAACAGGTATAGGCTACGATCCGCGTGTCTCGTGGGACCCAGGCGAGAGCGTGTTCCTCGGCGATTCGACCGCTGCGGTGACAAACATCGCTCGCCGCGTCACACTGCACAATGACGGAAGAAGGAGTGTGCTCGTGCATTCGATCGTTGAGGGCGGAGCCGATTCCGCCGACTTCTCGATCACCGACAATGAACTCGGCTTGCCGGTGCTTTCGGAGTTTCACCTTCAGGCGGCCGATAGTATATGGGTGGAGCTTCGCTTTCGCCCAGAAGCTACCACGGGGGTACCCAACGGTTTTCGCGACCGACACGCGACACTTGTTGCCAACGTTGAGGCCGAGGGAGTGCGAAGCTTCGGTACGCAGGCCAAGGCCACACTTCGAGGCACATTCTCGCCAGACGCTTCCGTCGCGGCCACCAGTACGGGCGTGCACCTGAGGTGTCTTGTGTACCCCGACCAGTTAGAAGTGCTTGGTGTTCCGCTCGGAGCGACCGCACAACTATATGATGTGCTCGGTCGCCGGATTGCGGTTTCCGACCCTCAGACGGAAGGGGAGGCGAGCGTCCGAATACAGAGAGATGGCCTTCGGTCCGGTGCTTATGTACTGAAAGCCGCGGATAAGATCATCAAGGTCACGTTGGTGCGGTAG
- the secD gene encoding protein translocase subunit SecD, producing the protein MKKNRTLIIVIILCIAGALYGLYPTWKSQDYQSTLDSFGKDSAKRAAYIAKHEEDVRSLNTGVVRPIKLGLDLRGGIYITMEVDVLKFIEEQASNKDEILNAVLAATSKEEQTSDETVVSIFSRKFQEIAASKGKTLANYFLLDDVKTGEDKEIIASLTKGSDEAVDRAIEIIRNRIDQYGLTEPTIQKFGSRRIIIEVPGAADPASVRQLLEGTAQLEFRLLKDPKIVRRVIDRIDKYLSSTGFVTTPDSAKATVADSVKQPGVIAQGTDSSKKAAETKSAKKEDKKAIAKADTTKKDSTAAKTATLSPEDSAQRADSLAYAGLSDQQKAAKFTKEHPFTALIAKGQTKSGQYYVSDADRRAMLEILARPDIKPMYEGEVDFSFSRPIKDQGGSNFYEVYFLNAQPELTGKYIVDAGAELRDGKPTVTMRMNEDGARIWSRVTDANVNHRIAIVLDNVVYSAPNVMSRIDGGNSEISGSRDMAEANLLKIVLKAGALPAPVKIIQQQEIGASLGADSVSKGLQSILIGFLVVIIFMAMYYLTGGFVADVAVIINLIFTLAVLAAFGATLTLPGMAGIVLTVGIAVDANVLIYERVREELASGKSLKLAIDDGYKRAFAPIFDGHLTAFFSGVILYSMGTGTVQGFGVTLMIGIAASLFTAIVITRVIFDILLERMPSSIKFG; encoded by the coding sequence GTGAAAAAAAACCGTACTTTAATCATTGTCATCATCCTGTGCATCGCAGGTGCGCTGTATGGATTGTATCCCACTTGGAAGTCACAGGATTACCAGTCGACACTGGACTCGTTCGGTAAGGACTCCGCCAAGCGCGCAGCCTATATCGCAAAGCACGAGGAAGATGTCCGGTCCCTCAATACGGGCGTTGTGCGTCCGATCAAACTCGGTCTCGATCTGCGCGGTGGTATCTATATCACGATGGAAGTCGACGTCCTGAAGTTTATCGAAGAGCAGGCCTCCAATAAGGACGAGATCCTCAATGCGGTACTCGCTGCCACTTCAAAGGAAGAGCAGACGAGCGATGAAACCGTCGTTTCGATCTTTTCCCGCAAATTCCAGGAGATCGCTGCATCCAAAGGAAAGACGCTTGCGAACTACTTCCTTCTCGACGACGTGAAAACGGGCGAGGATAAGGAAATCATCGCATCGCTGACCAAAGGAAGCGACGAAGCGGTCGATCGCGCCATCGAGATCATCCGTAATCGTATCGACCAATACGGTTTGACTGAGCCTACGATTCAGAAGTTCGGTTCGCGCCGTATCATTATCGAGGTCCCGGGAGCTGCTGACCCGGCGAGCGTTCGCCAGCTTCTCGAAGGAACGGCGCAGTTGGAATTCCGTCTGCTGAAGGATCCGAAGATCGTCCGTCGAGTCATCGATCGCATCGACAAGTATCTTTCCAGCACGGGGTTTGTGACCACGCCGGACAGCGCGAAAGCCACGGTGGCGGATTCCGTAAAACAGCCTGGCGTAATCGCGCAGGGCACGGATTCGAGCAAGAAGGCAGCGGAGACGAAGTCTGCAAAGAAGGAAGACAAGAAGGCAATCGCGAAGGCCGATACGACCAAGAAAGATAGCACCGCTGCCAAGACGGCGACCCTCTCGCCGGAGGATTCCGCCCAGCGTGCCGACAGCCTTGCGTATGCCGGTCTGAGCGACCAGCAAAAGGCCGCAAAGTTCACGAAGGAGCATCCGTTCACGGCGCTCATTGCAAAAGGCCAGACAAAGAGCGGCCAGTATTATGTGAGCGACGCCGACCGTCGTGCAATGCTCGAAATCCTCGCCCGTCCGGACATCAAGCCGATGTACGAAGGTGAAGTCGATTTCTCGTTCAGTCGTCCGATCAAGGATCAGGGAGGCAGCAACTTCTATGAAGTGTATTTCCTCAATGCGCAGCCCGAACTGACGGGTAAGTATATCGTCGATGCCGGTGCGGAACTCCGCGACGGCAAGCCGACGGTCACGATGCGCATGAACGAGGACGGTGCCCGCATTTGGTCGCGCGTGACCGATGCGAACGTGAACCACCGCATTGCGATCGTGCTCGATAACGTTGTCTATTCCGCTCCGAATGTGATGTCGCGTATCGACGGCGGTAACTCCGAGATCAGCGGTTCGCGCGATATGGCCGAAGCGAATCTACTGAAAATCGTGCTCAAAGCCGGCGCACTGCCTGCACCGGTCAAGATCATTCAGCAGCAGGAAATCGGTGCATCGCTCGGAGCCGACTCGGTGTCGAAAGGATTGCAGTCGATCCTGATCGGCTTCCTTGTCGTGATCATTTTCATGGCGATGTACTACCTGACGGGTGGCTTTGTCGCAGACGTCGCGGTTATCATCAATCTGATCTTTACGCTTGCAGTCCTCGCCGCCTTCGGTGCAACACTGACGTTGCCTGGTATGGCCGGTATCGTATTGACTGTCGGTATCGCCGTTGACGCGAACGTGCTCATTTATGAACGTGTGCGTGAAGAGCTTGCCTCCGGCAAGTCGCTGAAGCTCGCAATCGACGACGGCTATAAACGAGCCTTTGCCCCGATCTTCGACGGTCACTTGACCGCGTTCTTCTCGGGCGTGATCCTGTACTCGATGGGTACGGGTACCGTCCAGGGCTTCGGCGTGACGCTCATGATCGGTATTGCCGCATCGCTGTTCACAGCGATCGTCATTACCCGCGTCATCTTCGATATCT